Proteins encoded within one genomic window of Bacteroidota bacterium:
- a CDS encoding metallophosphoesterase family protein has protein sequence MKKIALLSDTHGYLDEKIISHCRNADEIWHAGDVGNKYLIEELEKIKPVRGVYGNIDGQEVRNFFPKANRFLCEEVDVMMTHIAGRPENYIAEVKKIMEKDPPQIFICGHSHILLVKFEKKYNCLHLNPGAAGISGFHKVRTMMQFVIDGKNISNMEVIELGKR, from the coding sequence ATGAAAAAGATCGCACTGCTATCCGATACGCATGGTTACCTCGATGAAAAAATTATTTCTCATTGCAGGAATGCCGACGAGATCTGGCACGCCGGCGATGTCGGAAACAAATACTTGATAGAAGAACTGGAAAAAATAAAACCGGTACGTGGTGTTTACGGAAATATTGACGGGCAGGAGGTGCGAAATTTTTTTCCGAAAGCCAATCGCTTTTTATGTGAAGAGGTGGATGTAATGATGACACATATAGCCGGAAGGCCGGAAAATTATATTGCTGAAGTGAAAAAAATAATGGAAAAAGATCCGCCACAAATTTTCATCTGTGGACATTCACATATCCTGCTTGTGAAATTTGAGAAAAAATACAATTGCCTTCACCTCAATCCAGGCGCCGCAGGAATTTCGGGTTTTCACAAGGTGAGAACTATGATGCAGTTTGTGATCGACGGGAAAAATATTTCCAATATGGAAGTGATCGAATTGGGTAAGAGATAA
- a CDS encoding sterol desaturase family protein, whose amino-acid sequence MKSENPALIRAVQYSFYPLIVFGCLAVNMMLFGYFEKKYWPFIPLLLVFGVIIIIEIGERYLPYKKEWQKNQGDAGADFVQTFVSVPLASKIIENILPLILFYPALWVRNKIGINIWSAGIPVLLQLFIILLMAEFCFYWIHRFSHTNKFLWRFHAVHHACERVYWINSGRFHFLDTLIDSLFFFFPLVLFGAPVEVMILFIGLSAVTGFLEHANVDFRAGYLNYFFNTAQLHRWHHSIEVRESNSNFGKIISVWDIVFGTFYFPKEKQINKVGIQDKDKVPNSIWGQLKYPFIKKN is encoded by the coding sequence ATGAAATCTGAAAATCCTGCACTCATAAGAGCCGTGCAATATTCTTTCTACCCGTTGATCGTGTTTGGTTGCTTAGCTGTCAATATGATGCTTTTCGGTTATTTTGAAAAAAAATACTGGCCATTCATACCACTCCTGCTTGTTTTTGGTGTCATAATTATTATTGAAATTGGAGAAAGGTACTTGCCGTACAAAAAGGAGTGGCAAAAAAATCAGGGCGATGCCGGTGCGGATTTTGTTCAGACTTTTGTCTCCGTTCCTCTTGCTTCCAAGATCATTGAAAATATTTTGCCGCTTATTTTATTTTATCCTGCATTATGGGTCAGAAATAAAATCGGTATCAATATCTGGTCAGCCGGAATTCCTGTCCTGCTGCAGCTATTCATAATTCTTTTAATGGCTGAATTCTGTTTTTACTGGATTCATCGCTTTAGCCACACTAATAAATTTCTATGGCGATTCCATGCTGTTCATCATGCCTGTGAAAGAGTTTATTGGATTAATTCCGGAAGATTTCATTTTCTTGACACACTCATAGATTCCCTGTTTTTCTTTTTTCCACTGGTATTATTCGGGGCTCCGGTTGAAGTAATGATCCTGTTTATCGGATTAAGTGCAGTCACAGGTTTTCTCGAACATGCCAATGTGGATTTTCGAGCAGGGTATCTTAATTATTTTTTCAATACCGCGCAGCTTCACCGGTGGCATCATTCGATTGAAGTGCGCGAATCCAATTCTAACTTTGGGAAAATTATTTCAGTATGGGACATTGTATTCGGCACATTTTATTTTCCAAAAGAAAAACAAATAAATAAAGTTGGAATTCAGGATAAGGACAAAGTTCCCAATTCCATCTGGGGCCAGTTGAAATATCCGTTCATAAAAAAAAATTAG
- a CDS encoding gliding motility-associated C-terminal domain-containing protein: MKQILRSVILFVMFLPGIAFGQTHNNSLNDCPGIPGACGYHPSDNTAVQHSIPNVNPQNGNGTMGNIFSLTKCGLNYATASQRLGKRFTPAGINQPAPFVISGIPACGVIEKAYLWAEGSGNGAAQTATIVNPALVSTNYPMAIVGQGPDKCWGYAGSYTYRADVTSCISGNGTYNISGILTNPPTSGNDMDGATLIVIWSDASQAWQGTINIADGAIVVNGGNASWNMTFPAICGTPTNGNGFFGIGDIQFNPNSWSINGTACALTWNWWNIISTATTYAVGQTSANFSVSSSGDCYNLCIACTYWRTTCVACTSASITLTTSAVGATCSACNGSATVTATPAGAYTYSWSPSGGTGSTATALCAGTYTVTVTGTCGSQTATVVVPTVGGTLTLSGAQTNVTCFGSCNGSATVTVTSGTGPFTYAWSPSGGTGSSATGLCAGTYTCTVTGAGGCTGTQTFNITQPPAITDVPSQVNVTCFGTCNGSATVVAAGGTGTYTYSWAPVGGTAATASALCAGSYTCTISSPAGCTHTQTFTITQPPVITATPSQVNVTCNGSCNGSATVVAAGGTGTYTYSWAPVGGTAATASALCAGNYTCTISSPAGCTITQTFNITQPPAITATNSQVNITCNGSCTGSASVVASGGTGTYTYAWTPSGGTAATASALCAGNYTCTISSPAGCTITQSFSITQPPAITATQSQTNVTCNGGCNGTATVVAAGGNGTYTYAWAPSGGTSATASGLCAGTYTCTISSPAGCSITKTFTITQPTAVGATTSFVGATCGNSNGSVTATGNGGTGPYTYSWNSTPVQNTSTATGLPSGTYTCTITDANLCTFTVAVTIPNAGSPTATITAFTNVTCFGSCNGTATGSASGGTSPYTYSWSPTGGTGTNAVGLCPATYTFTVTDANGCLNAATVTITQPPVITSTGSQVNVSCNAACNGSATVVASGGTGTYTYSWSPSGGTGATASALCAGNYTVTINSPAGCSVTQSFAITQPAALAITPSQTNVTCNAACNGSATVTVTGGTPPYSYGWAPSGGTGSSATGLCANNYTCTVTDANGCILTQTFNITQPTALTATSSFIQSTCGNPNGSATATASGGTPIYSYSWNTTPVQTTATASNILAGTYTCTITDANLCTFTISVTVPNAGSPTATLSAFTNVTCNGACNGTADVTVAGGTLPYTYNWTPAGGNAANATALCPATYTCTVTDANGCQSTATVTITEPPALTISGTQVDVNCNAACNGSATVTVGGGVTPYSYNWTPSGGSAATAASLCAGTYTCTVTDANGCIITQTFTITEPTALTLAAAGFNVTCFNACDGQIVVIPSGGTPVYTFLWSTGCNQPSCSNICAGTYNITVTDNNGCTATGTATVTQPTAVVATATEVDAHCNQFDGSVTASGSGGTGTLNYQWTGGPATATWNGVQPGSYTCTVTDANNCTGTVIITVNNIPGVVSNFVSSANVSCNGACDGTITCSTTGGTGVPTYAWTPSGGTGLTASALCNGTYTFTATDAAGCTDTTVTTITQPTPLVVTASVNPPAVCAGQSVTLTGGASGGTPGYTYNWVPLGQSGSSQTYVPVATGPQTVLVQDAHGCIDSASVNITVNANPVATLAGDSLTGCVPHCVNFSDLSTLANGTITGWSWDFGDGVTSTSQNPSHCYITAGTYSVTLTVTTSTGCTNTIVMPNYITIYPLPVADFTASPQPTTELDPTIYFLDASIGANTWSWTFGDTTSASSTLQNPSFMYGGSGCFNVVLTVSSVNGCVDTTVHPICIDPDVTLFVPNAFTPNGDGINETFFAQGIGIDPDKFEMWIFDRWGNLIFYTDDMNKGWNGKVQGHEDLCQIDTYVWKIKAIDVMGHKHSLIGKVSLIR, encoded by the coding sequence ATGAAACAGATATTACGCTCTGTCATATTGTTCGTGATGTTTCTCCCCGGAATTGCATTCGGACAAACACACAACAACTCGTTGAATGACTGCCCTGGTATTCCGGGTGCATGCGGTTATCATCCCAGCGATAATACTGCTGTTCAACATTCAATTCCCAATGTAAATCCGCAAAATGGAAATGGAACGATGGGAAATATTTTTTCCCTGACAAAATGCGGACTGAATTATGCAACCGCATCTCAGCGTTTGGGAAAACGCTTCACACCTGCAGGAATTAATCAACCTGCTCCTTTTGTGATAAGCGGTATTCCTGCATGCGGAGTAATTGAAAAAGCTTATCTCTGGGCGGAAGGATCAGGAAACGGTGCAGCTCAAACTGCAACCATTGTAAATCCTGCTCTTGTCAGCACAAATTATCCAATGGCAATTGTTGGACAGGGTCCGGATAAATGCTGGGGATATGCAGGATCTTATACTTATCGCGCAGACGTTACTTCCTGCATTAGCGGAAACGGAACTTATAACATCAGTGGAATTCTTACTAATCCTCCTACATCGGGAAATGATATGGATGGAGCTACTCTTATCGTCATCTGGAGTGATGCTTCCCAGGCATGGCAGGGTACGATCAACATCGCGGATGGAGCAATTGTTGTCAATGGAGGAAATGCGAGTTGGAATATGACCTTCCCTGCAATTTGCGGAACCCCTACCAACGGAAATGGATTTTTCGGCATTGGAGATATTCAATTCAATCCGAATTCATGGTCGATCAATGGAACTGCATGTGCATTGACATGGAACTGGTGGAATATTATTTCTACTGCTACTACTTATGCAGTCGGACAAACATCAGCTAACTTTAGTGTGAGTTCGAGTGGCGACTGTTATAATTTATGCATTGCGTGTACCTATTGGCGAACTACATGCGTCGCCTGTACATCTGCCTCCATTACTCTAACAACAAGTGCTGTTGGAGCCACGTGTTCCGCTTGTAATGGATCTGCCACAGTCACGGCTACTCCTGCAGGCGCGTACACGTATAGTTGGTCTCCAAGTGGAGGTACTGGTTCTACTGCTACTGCACTCTGTGCGGGAACATATACTGTAACAGTTACCGGAACATGCGGATCTCAAACCGCAACCGTTGTTGTCCCAACTGTTGGAGGTACTTTAACTTTGTCTGGCGCGCAAACCAATGTCACGTGTTTTGGCAGTTGTAATGGATCGGCAACAGTAACAGTCACTAGTGGAACAGGTCCATTCACTTACGCTTGGTCACCTTCCGGTGGAACTGGATCAAGCGCAACCGGATTATGTGCAGGCACCTATACATGCACGGTTACCGGTGCAGGTGGTTGTACTGGAACACAAACCTTCAACATCACTCAACCGCCAGCAATCACTGATGTACCCTCTCAGGTGAACGTTACCTGCTTTGGAACGTGTAACGGAAGTGCAACAGTAGTTGCCGCAGGTGGTACAGGAACTTATACGTATTCCTGGGCACCGGTTGGAGGAACCGCTGCAACCGCTTCTGCTCTATGTGCAGGAAGCTATACCTGCACGATCAGTTCGCCTGCCGGATGCACCCACACCCAGACATTCACCATCACACAACCCCCTGTAATTACCGCTACTCCATCGCAAGTAAATGTTACCTGTAACGGTTCGTGCAATGGAAGTGCAACAGTAGTTGCCGCTGGTGGTACCGGAACTTATACTTATTCATGGGCGCCAGTTGGAGGAACCGCTGCAACCGCTTCTGCTCTATGTGCAGGAAATTATACATGCACCATTAGTTCGCCGGCGGGTTGTACTATAACACAAACATTCAACATTACACAACCACCAGCTATCACAGCAACAAATTCTCAAGTGAACATTACTTGTAACGGAAGTTGCACGGGATCAGCCAGCGTTGTTGCTTCCGGCGGAACAGGAACATATACTTACGCATGGACTCCTTCCGGAGGAACAGCAGCAACTGCTTCCGCACTTTGTGCAGGTAATTATACTTGCACTATAAGTTCGCCCGCAGGTTGTACTATAACACAATCATTCTCGATCACTCAACCGCCTGCAATAACTGCTACTCAATCGCAAACCAATGTCACTTGTAATGGTGGATGCAATGGAACTGCAACCGTAGTTGCTGCCGGTGGTAATGGTACTTACACTTATGCATGGGCTCCTTCAGGTGGAACAAGTGCAACTGCGAGCGGATTGTGCGCGGGCACATACACCTGCACGATCAGTTCTCCGGCAGGATGTTCTATCACCAAAACTTTTACGATAACTCAACCTACTGCTGTCGGAGCTACAACATCATTTGTCGGCGCTACCTGTGGTAACTCAAATGGTTCTGTAACTGCCACCGGTAACGGTGGAACCGGTCCATATACTTATTCATGGAATTCTACACCGGTTCAGAATACTTCTACTGCAACTGGATTACCATCCGGAACTTACACTTGCACAATTACAGATGCAAATCTCTGCACATTCACCGTTGCGGTTACAATTCCCAACGCGGGATCTCCTACTGCAACCATCACTGCATTTACAAACGTAACTTGTTTCGGTTCATGTAATGGAACTGCAACCGGATCAGCTTCGGGTGGCACAAGTCCTTACACCTATAGCTGGTCTCCAACTGGAGGAACAGGAACAAATGCAGTAGGATTGTGTCCTGCTACTTATACGTTCACAGTCACAGATGCGAACGGCTGTTTGAATGCTGCTACTGTTACGATCACACAACCTCCTGTCATTACAAGCACCGGATCGCAAGTGAATGTATCCTGCAATGCTGCATGTAACGGAAGCGCAACAGTTGTTGCTTCTGGTGGAACCGGAACATACACTTATTCATGGTCACCTTCTGGTGGTACGGGCGCTACTGCAAGTGCATTATGTGCGGGTAACTATACCGTTACCATCAATTCTCCTGCAGGATGTTCGGTTACACAATCTTTCGCGATCACGCAACCTGCTGCTTTAGCAATTACACCTTCTCAAACAAACGTTACATGTAATGCTGCGTGCAACGGCTCTGCAACCGTTACTGTTACCGGTGGAACTCCTCCTTATTCCTATGGATGGGCTCCTTCAGGCGGAACAGGATCATCAGCAACAGGATTATGTGCAAACAACTATACCTGCACTGTTACGGATGCCAATGGTTGTATTCTAACACAAACCTTCAATATTACTCAGCCTACTGCTCTTACGGCAACTTCGTCATTCATTCAATCTACCTGTGGAAACCCGAACGGATCTGCCACTGCAACAGCGTCTGGCGGTACTCCGATATATTCTTATTCATGGAATACAACCCCGGTGCAGACTACAGCAACTGCTTCTAATATTCTCGCGGGTACGTACACCTGCACGATCACAGACGCGAATCTATGCACGTTCACAATTTCTGTTACAGTTCCGAACGCAGGATCACCTACCGCAACACTTTCTGCATTCACGAATGTAACTTGCAATGGCGCTTGTAACGGTACTGCCGACGTAACTGTAGCAGGAGGAACTCTTCCTTATACATACAACTGGACACCTGCAGGTGGAAATGCGGCGAACGCTACCGCACTTTGTCCCGCAACATATACTTGCACCGTAACAGATGCAAATGGATGTCAATCCACAGCAACAGTAACAATAACAGAACCACCTGCACTTACCATTTCAGGAACGCAGGTAGATGTGAATTGCAATGCAGCCTGTAACGGATCTGCAACGGTAACCGTTGGCGGAGGTGTTACACCTTACTCTTATAACTGGACCCCTTCAGGCGGAAGCGCTGCAACGGCCGCATCACTTTGCGCGGGCACCTATACTTGTACCGTGACGGATGCGAATGGTTGTATTATAACACAAACCTTCACGATAACGGAACCAACAGCTCTTACGCTAGCTGCTGCAGGATTCAACGTTACCTGTTTCAACGCCTGTGACGGCCAAATAGTGGTCATTCCTTCCGGCGGAACACCAGTATATACCTTCCTTTGGAGCACGGGTTGCAATCAACCATCATGCAGTAATATCTGCGCTGGAACTTATAACATAACCGTAACTGATAATAACGGATGTACGGCAACCGGAACTGCAACGGTAACACAACCGACTGCAGTTGTTGCAACAGCAACTGAAGTGGATGCACATTGCAACCAGTTCGATGGATCTGTGACTGCAAGCGGATCAGGCGGAACAGGAACACTTAATTACCAGTGGACTGGTGGCCCTGCAACTGCAACATGGAATGGTGTACAACCCGGAAGCTATACATGCACAGTTACTGATGCAAATAACTGCACAGGAACAGTTATAATTACTGTAAATAATATTCCAGGTGTCGTTTCGAATTTTGTCTCTTCTGCAAACGTGAGTTGTAATGGCGCGTGTGATGGCACGATCACTTGTTCTACAACAGGCGGAACCGGAGTTCCAACTTATGCATGGACTCCATCGGGCGGAACTGGCCTGACCGCTTCTGCTCTTTGTAACGGAACTTACACATTCACAGCAACAGATGCTGCAGGATGTACCGATACAACAGTTACAACAATAACTCAACCAACTCCGCTTGTAGTTACTGCATCTGTGAATCCTCCTGCAGTTTGCGCAGGACAAAGTGTAACGCTTACAGGTGGTGCTTCTGGCGGAACTCCCGGATACACTTACAACTGGGTGCCGCTCGGACAATCAGGTTCATCTCAGACTTATGTTCCTGTTGCAACCGGACCACAAACTGTGTTAGTGCAGGATGCGCATGGTTGCATCGACAGTGCGAGTGTGAATATTACTGTCAATGCAAATCCAGTTGCAACACTTGCTGGTGATTCGCTCACAGGTTGCGTTCCTCATTGCGTGAACTTCTCCGATCTTTCCACCTTAGCAAACGGAACGATCACAGGATGGAGTTGGGATTTTGGCGATGGTGTAACTTCTACTTCTCAGAATCCTTCACATTGTTATATCACTGCAGGAACTTATTCTGTAACATTAACAGTAACCACATCTACAGGATGCACGAACACAATAGTAATGCCGAATTACATTACGATCTACCCGCTGCCAGTTGCAGATTTCACTGCAAGTCCGCAACCGACAACAGAACTTGATCCAACCATTTATTTCCTGGATGCTTCTATCGGCGCAAATACCTGGTCATGGACATTCGGTGATACAACCAGTGCTTCCTCAACACTTCAGAATCCTTCGTTCATGTATGGCGGATCCGGATGTTTCAACGTCGTTCTCACTGTGAGTTCAGTGAACGGATGCGTGGATACAACCGTCCATCCTATTTGCATAGATCCGGATGTAACGCTCTTCGTTCCGAATGCATTTACTCCGAACGGAGATGGAATCAACGAAACATTCTTCGCACAGGGAATCGGAATTGATCCTGATAAATTCGAAATGTGGATCTTCGACCGCTGGGGAAATCTCATCTTCTACACCGATGACATGAACAAAGGATGGAATGGAAAAGTGCAGGGACACGAAGATCTTTGCCAGATCGATACTTATGTCTGGAAAATCAAAGCGATCGATGTGATGGGACACAAGCACAGTCTCATTGGTAAAGTGAGCCTGATCCGGTAA
- the rho gene encoding transcription termination factor Rho translates to MYDIIDLNSKLVGELREIAKQLNIPKHDTLKKQELVYKILDAQAITGPKNENTETNDMTKQRKVKKSKSEETTNDSEEKIDSRFVTLDTGDSDQTLLPDPNPDTTRIEVDPNPAVNTTPTPEQNPVPLQQNIIPPQTQQQNLQQRQQNPQQRQQYNQNQQRQPFNKNAPPPPAPPAYNQPPAFIQAQMGTNNPNPQQGSDKPNADNPQNIPPNTGGVNNPQNIPQNTGNVNNPQQRPYQQFQQRPYQQQQFQQKPPLEEMYNFDNVVVAEGVLEIMPDGYGFLRSSDYNYLNSPDDVYVSQSQIKLFGLKTGDTCRGAIRPPKEGEKYFPLVKVDKINGRDPSYVRDRVPFDFLTPLFPKEKFKLCGSGKSKTSMSMRIMDMFTPIGKGQRGLIVAQPKTGKTILLKEVANAIADNHPEAYLMILLIDERPEEVTDMARSVRAEVIASTFDEPADRHVKIANIVLEKAKRMVECGHDVVILLDSITRLARAYNTVQPASGKVLSGGVEANALQKPKRFFGAARKIEGGGSLTIIATALIDTGSKMDEVIFEEFKGTGNMELQLDRKLANKRVFPAIDLVSSSTRRDDLLMDKDTMQRIWILRNHLADMNPQEAMDFLKGQMKNTQSNEEFLISMNG, encoded by the coding sequence ATGTACGATATTATTGATCTGAACAGCAAGCTGGTCGGTGAGCTCCGCGAAATTGCAAAGCAGCTGAACATTCCCAAACACGACACGCTTAAAAAACAGGAACTGGTTTACAAGATCCTCGATGCGCAAGCTATTACCGGTCCGAAAAATGAAAACACTGAAACGAACGATATGACCAAACAGAGAAAAGTAAAAAAATCCAAATCAGAAGAAACAACAAATGATTCCGAAGAAAAGATTGATTCACGTTTCGTGACACTCGATACCGGCGATTCTGATCAGACTCTTTTGCCCGATCCCAATCCGGATACAACAAGAATAGAAGTGGATCCGAATCCTGCAGTGAACACCACGCCGACTCCTGAACAGAATCCCGTTCCTCTTCAGCAAAATATTATTCCCCCTCAAACGCAACAGCAGAATTTACAGCAACGTCAGCAAAACCCTCAGCAACGCCAGCAATACAATCAAAATCAACAGCGGCAGCCTTTCAATAAAAACGCGCCTCCTCCTCCGGCACCTCCGGCTTACAATCAGCCCCCGGCTTTTATTCAGGCACAAATGGGAACAAACAATCCGAACCCGCAGCAGGGAAGTGACAAACCGAATGCAGACAACCCGCAGAATATTCCGCCAAACACCGGGGGCGTAAACAATCCGCAGAATATTCCGCAGAACACAGGGAACGTAAATAATCCGCAGCAACGCCCTTACCAGCAATTCCAGCAGCGCCCTTATCAGCAACAACAGTTTCAACAGAAACCTCCTCTCGAAGAAATGTACAATTTCGATAACGTGGTGGTGGCTGAAGGTGTGCTCGAAATTATGCCCGATGGTTATGGTTTCCTCCGCTCTTCCGATTACAATTACCTGAATTCTCCCGACGATGTTTATGTTTCTCAATCGCAGATAAAACTTTTCGGACTCAAAACAGGTGACACTTGTCGCGGTGCTATTCGTCCGCCGAAAGAAGGAGAAAAATATTTTCCATTAGTAAAAGTGGACAAGATCAACGGGCGCGATCCTTCCTACGTGCGTGACCGCGTACCTTTCGATTTTCTTACGCCGCTTTTTCCGAAAGAGAAATTCAAATTGTGCGGAAGCGGAAAATCAAAAACAAGTATGTCCATGCGCATCATGGATATGTTCACGCCGATCGGAAAAGGTCAGCGCGGACTCATTGTTGCGCAACCCAAAACAGGAAAAACTATTTTGCTGAAAGAAGTTGCGAATGCGATCGCGGATAATCATCCTGAAGCGTATCTCATGATCCTGCTCATTGACGAACGCCCGGAAGAAGTGACCGATATGGCGCGCAGTGTACGTGCAGAAGTGATCGCTTCTACATTCGATGAACCGGCCGATCGCCATGTGAAAATTGCAAACATCGTTCTCGAAAAAGCAAAGCGAATGGTGGAGTGCGGACATGACGTTGTCATTCTTCTTGATTCCATAACACGTCTCGCCCGCGCCTACAACACCGTGCAACCTGCTTCCGGAAAAGTTCTTTCCGGTGGTGTGGAAGCAAATGCATTGCAGAAACCAAAACGTTTCTTCGGCGCTGCGCGGAAAATTGAAGGAGGCGGATCACTTACGATCATTGCCACCGCGCTCATCGATACTGGTTCGAAAATGGATGAGGTGATCTTCGAGGAATTCAAAGGAACAGGAAATATGGAATTGCAGCTCGACCGCAAACTTGCGAACAAACGCGTATTCCCTGCGATCGATCTCGTTTCTTCTTCTACACGGCGCGATGATCTGCTCATGGATAAAGACACCATGCAGCGCATCTGGATCCTGCGCAACCATCTTGCTGATATGAATCCGCAGGAAGCGATGGATTTCCTTAAAGGGCAGATGAAGAACACGCAAAGTAACGAGGAGTTTCTGATCTCGATGAACGGATAA
- a CDS encoding DUF4199 domain-containing protein — MNQAVKTGLVTGAISVACMIGVIYVPRGNATAIFQYASFLVFLSGAYVAIKRTRDHEMDGHIEFKLGLKAGVSGGSVAALMISIFQFIAWTHIDLKEFTGELKIHGASDSEIMAQLRGVTRGNFFRGASMLCATNIILSLFVSIAASLILRKKGGLLNQ; from the coding sequence ATGAACCAGGCAGTAAAAACAGGATTGGTGACCGGCGCAATCTCCGTCGCCTGCATGATAGGTGTGATCTACGTGCCACGCGGAAATGCCACCGCCATTTTCCAGTATGCTTCCTTTCTTGTTTTTCTCAGTGGCGCTTACGTGGCCATCAAGCGCACGCGCGATCACGAGATGGACGGGCACATCGAATTCAAACTCGGATTGAAAGCAGGCGTAAGTGGTGGAAGCGTTGCTGCGCTTATGATCAGTATTTTTCAGTTCATCGCGTGGACACACATTGACCTGAAAGAATTCACCGGCGAACTGAAAATTCACGGCGCAAGCGACAGTGAGATCATGGCGCAACTTCGCGGTGTAACGCGTGGAAATTTTTTCCGTGGAGCAAGCATGCTGTGCGCAACAAATATCATTCTTTCACTTTTTGTTTCCATTGCCGCTTCACTTATCCTTCGCAAAAAAGGCGGGCTGCTTAATCAGTAA
- a CDS encoding gliding motility-associated C-terminal domain-containing protein codes for MRKNIFLLFFLFFNSLLCAQDHVPLPCETGIVIPTVFIGNNDGIPQLFRPYFSGIEPWYLTMEIYDTSNTLILTTYSPEEGWNGHYWNHGNVMPDGIYKWKISYQWTKKDSLLQCDGTVRCSDLEFNIAEVNDSIGCGIFIPNEMSSEDDNFRPRFVCPPLSFHMQIFDRWGNLIFESKDYNAGWDGRKNKNEIAPEGTYYVVIDCISNPGEVKKHCVTNLLLIR; via the coding sequence ATGCGAAAAAATATTTTTCTTCTTTTCTTTTTATTCTTCAATTCGCTTTTGTGCGCACAGGATCATGTGCCCCTGCCCTGTGAAACAGGAATTGTTATTCCAACGGTTTTCATTGGCAATAATGACGGAATCCCTCAGTTATTCCGGCCTTATTTCAGTGGAATAGAACCGTGGTATCTTACCATGGAAATTTACGATACGTCAAACACACTTATTCTCACAACCTATTCTCCGGAAGAAGGCTGGAATGGCCATTACTGGAATCATGGGAATGTAATGCCGGATGGAATTTATAAATGGAAGATATCCTACCAGTGGACAAAAAAAGATTCCCTCCTGCAATGTGATGGAACAGTGCGTTGCAGCGATCTTGAATTTAATATTGCGGAGGTGAATGATTCGATCGGTTGCGGAATTTTTATTCCCAATGAAATGTCATCTGAAGATGATAATTTCCGTCCGCGATTTGTTTGTCCTCCACTTTCATTTCACATGCAGATCTTCGACCGCTGGGGAAATCTCATTTTTGAAAGCAAAGATTACAATGCGGGATGGGATGGCAGAAAAAATAAAAATGAAATAGCTCCGGAAGGAACTTATTATGTAGTGATCGATTGCATCTCGAATCCCGGTGAAGTGAAAAAGCATTGCGTCACCAATCTTTTGCTGATCAGATGA